The following are from one region of the Mannheimia granulomatis genome:
- a CDS encoding ArsC family reductase produces the protein MTTLVYGIKNCDTVKKALKWLEDNNQQPQLHDYRVDGLNADWLVEMEATFGWENLVNKRSTTWRNLDAELKNNLNRETALKVLTEQPTLIKRPIVIQNEIALLGFNEKEYQAAFVR, from the coding sequence ATGACAACTTTAGTTTATGGCATTAAAAATTGTGATACGGTGAAAAAAGCCTTGAAATGGCTGGAAGATAATAACCAACAACCTCAACTGCATGATTACCGTGTAGATGGCTTGAATGCTGATTGGTTGGTGGAAATGGAGGCTACGTTCGGCTGGGAAAACTTGGTCAATAAACGCAGCACAACTTGGCGAAATTTAGATGCTGAGCTAAAAAATAATTTAAACCGTGAAACAGCATTAAAGGTGTTAACCGAACAGCCTACGTTGATTAAACGCCCGATTGTGATTCAAAATGAAATTGCCTTGCTTGGGTTTAATGAGAAAGAATACCAAGCGGCTTTTGTTCGTTAA
- the dapE gene encoding succinyl-diaminopimelate desuccinylase, translating into MKNEIISLAQNLIRRDSISPQDKGCQQEIAERLEKVGFTLEWLPFGDTLNLWATHGIENGESEPCVAFAGHTDVVPVGTESQWTYPPFSAHIVDNVLYGRGAADMKGSLAALVVAAEHFVKNNLNHKGKVALLITSDEEAAAKDGTVKVVETLMARNEPIHYCVVGEPSCGKVLGDVLKNGRRGSITADLYIEGIQGHVAYPHLAENPVHTALSFLTELTTYQWDNGNEFFPPTSLQVANIKAGTGSNNVIPGELYVQFNLRYCTEVTDESIKAKVTEMLEKHGLKYRISWNLSGKPFLAGDGKLVEAAVQAVENVTKITPRLDTGGGTSDGRFIALMGAEVVEFGPLNATIHKVDECVSVEDLAKCGEIYYQILENLLNGE; encoded by the coding sequence ATGAAAAACGAAATTATCTCCCTTGCACAAAATTTGATCCGCCGTGATTCTATCAGCCCTCAAGACAAAGGTTGCCAACAGGAAATTGCCGAACGGTTGGAAAAAGTGGGGTTTACCCTCGAGTGGTTGCCTTTTGGCGACACCTTGAATTTATGGGCAACTCATGGAATAGAAAATGGTGAGTCTGAGCCTTGCGTTGCTTTTGCAGGGCATACCGATGTCGTGCCTGTGGGAACGGAGAGCCAATGGACTTATCCTCCGTTTTCTGCTCACATTGTAGATAATGTTTTATACGGACGTGGTGCTGCAGATATGAAAGGCTCGCTGGCAGCCTTGGTGGTAGCGGCAGAGCATTTTGTGAAAAATAACCTAAATCACAAAGGCAAAGTGGCGTTGTTGATTACTTCCGATGAAGAGGCCGCAGCCAAAGACGGTACGGTAAAAGTGGTGGAAACTTTAATGGCTCGTAATGAACCTATTCATTACTGTGTGGTGGGGGAGCCTTCTTGCGGTAAAGTATTGGGCGATGTACTTAAAAACGGTCGCCGAGGTTCGATTACAGCTGATTTATATATCGAAGGGATTCAAGGTCACGTGGCTTATCCACATCTTGCGGAAAATCCGGTGCATACGGCTTTAAGCTTTTTAACAGAGCTCACAACCTACCAATGGGATAACGGCAATGAATTTTTCCCACCGACCAGTCTTCAAGTGGCGAATATCAAAGCCGGCACAGGCAGCAATAATGTGATTCCGGGCGAGCTTTATGTGCAATTTAATTTACGTTATTGCACTGAAGTGACAGATGAGAGCATTAAAGCCAAGGTTACGGAAATGTTAGAAAAACATGGTTTAAAATATCGTATTAGCTGGAATTTATCGGGCAAACCTTTCCTTGCCGGAGATGGAAAATTGGTTGAGGCTGCCGTACAAGCGGTCGAAAATGTGACAAAAATTACGCCTCGACTAGATACCGGTGGCGGTACTTCAGATGGACGTTTTATCGCCTTAATGGGGGCAGAAGTAGTAGAGTTTGGACCTTTGAATGCGACAATTCATAAAGTAGATGAGTGTGTAAGCGTAGAAGATCTGGCTAAATGTGGAGAGATTTATTACCAAATATTGGAAAATTTATTAAACGGTGAATAG
- the rraA gene encoding ribonuclease E activity regulator RraA, with product MRIDTSELCDLYSDQVDVVEPIFSSFGGASSFFGKITTVKCFESNGLIAEVLEEDGEGRVLLVDGGGAVRRALIDAELAQLAVDNGWEGIIVYGAVRQLDILEKLDIGIHALAPIPVGADNTDVGEVDTPVNFGGVTFFPEDYIYADLTGIILSPELLDLSDINE from the coding sequence ATGCGTATTGATACCTCTGAGCTTTGCGATCTTTATTCTGACCAAGTTGATGTTGTTGAACCGATTTTCTCCAGCTTTGGCGGTGCGTCATCTTTCTTCGGTAAGATCACAACAGTCAAGTGTTTTGAAAGTAACGGCTTAATAGCAGAAGTGTTGGAAGAAGACGGTGAAGGGCGAGTGTTATTAGTTGATGGCGGTGGTGCCGTTCGTCGTGCATTAATTGATGCGGAATTGGCTCAGCTTGCCGTTGATAACGGCTGGGAAGGCATTATCGTTTATGGTGCGGTTCGCCAACTGGATATTTTGGAAAAATTAGATATCGGTATTCACGCTCTTGCTCCTATTCCGGTAGGAGCAGATAATACAGATGTAGGCGAGGTCGATACACCGGTCAATTTCGGTGGTGTTACTTTCTTCCCGGAAGATTATATTTATGCAGATTTAACCGGCATTATCTTATCACCGGAATTGCTTGATTTAAGCGATATTAATGAATAA
- a CDS encoding TonB-dependent receptor plug domain-containing protein, with the protein MSDALVSLPSVRVSNNKNGNTLGEIAPQNISFHGERYYNNNFMLNGIGINDNVNPIGLGEDSLLESDMTKTIDSQYMPAGHPQAFWLSTDLVDTLEVYDRNVPSQYGNFTGGVVNAKLKEPDFKRASGSVSYRTTRDAWTKFHLEGQYKNEFYRANSPLLQPKFTKHEYSIQLNQPLTDHSGLLFAYSRQQSSVPQHQQYLNKWTNRYRRNETLLASYKNELNENNRLTINGIYSTHQADEYLENAVDGRFRLSGGGFLTNIKWENYNVLGLLTSELAYRNNRNQTKYDSDTLYRYTKTKSIDWISDPNTGEATKGGIGKRYTQQQSLQLKQNLDFNKFEIGSTIHEMSAGWEWQQNTSRLKQPKLAKQYAGAADYYKGEVFNIENCTYCIPKEQYFKYRVHYLPIDGKVKHNRIASYLQDKIVWNNFTFVPGIRFDYTQFTRKWNIAPRSYIDYNLLGKGQTHLIAGFNRYYAGDLVDYKLRSAFNFEDHYKRESYNSPWELDRSILHIAYKGSKLKTPYSDEINAGISQKISNSLWTFKWVQRNSKDQFMTQIDSDVKPQQRWLSNSGRSKHNTFSLEIESIEPIDLSFMALKWQFGVAFNKSKTNQTNDYTQRDWKDYGITKMLHKDKLQSIEYLPARNFNTPWKGYLQLESYFPSLNLNWAQRINYESSSKDYTFKGFRCTSEKSVCNNYEGLVARVYETAKPSHTTLDWFFNWKKELGQHKAFSVNVSVLNVLNRKLLANKITTDDENYYQTYRAGRQFWLGAKYEW; encoded by the coding sequence GTGAGTGATGCCTTAGTTTCGTTACCTTCAGTTCGAGTATCCAATAACAAAAACGGCAATACATTAGGTGAAATTGCTCCGCAAAATATTTCTTTTCACGGTGAGCGTTATTACAACAATAATTTTATGCTCAATGGTATAGGAATTAATGATAATGTTAATCCTATCGGCTTGGGTGAAGATTCATTATTAGAATCTGATATGACTAAAACAATCGATTCTCAATATATGCCTGCAGGACATCCTCAAGCATTTTGGTTGAGTACCGATCTAGTTGATACATTAGAGGTTTATGACCGTAATGTGCCTAGCCAATATGGAAACTTTACTGGCGGTGTAGTGAATGCAAAATTAAAAGAACCTGATTTCAAACGTGCATCCGGTTCTGTATCTTACCGAACAACCCGAGATGCTTGGACTAAATTCCACTTGGAAGGGCAGTATAAAAATGAATTTTATCGTGCCAATTCACCTTTATTACAACCTAAATTTACCAAGCACGAATACAGTATTCAGTTAAATCAACCACTTACAGATCACTCCGGATTACTTTTCGCTTATAGTCGCCAGCAAAGTTCTGTTCCTCAGCATCAACAGTATTTGAACAAATGGACTAATCGCTATCGTCGTAACGAAACTTTACTTGCAAGTTATAAAAATGAATTAAATGAGAATAACCGTTTAACTATTAATGGAATTTATTCTACTCATCAAGCAGATGAATATCTGGAAAACGCGGTAGATGGTCGTTTTAGATTAAGTGGCGGTGGTTTTTTAACTAATATTAAATGGGAGAATTACAACGTTCTTGGCTTGCTAACTAGTGAGTTAGCTTATCGAAATAACCGAAATCAAACGAAATACGATTCGGATACGCTTTATCGTTATACTAAAACCAAAAGTATTGATTGGATTTCTGATCCAAATACAGGAGAAGCGACAAAAGGTGGTATCGGTAAACGTTATACTCAGCAACAAAGTTTGCAGCTAAAACAAAATCTGGATTTCAATAAATTTGAAATCGGCAGCACTATTCATGAAATGAGTGCCGGTTGGGAATGGCAACAAAATACATCGAGATTAAAGCAACCTAAACTTGCAAAGCAGTATGCCGGAGCTGCCGACTATTATAAAGGTGAAGTATTTAATATTGAAAATTGTACATATTGTATTCCCAAAGAACAATATTTCAAATATAGGGTTCATTACTTACCGATAGATGGGAAAGTTAAACATAACCGCATAGCATCATATTTACAAGATAAAATAGTTTGGAATAACTTCACTTTTGTACCGGGCATACGTTTTGACTACACGCAATTTACCCGTAAATGGAACATTGCTCCAAGAAGTTATATTGATTATAACCTGTTAGGTAAAGGCCAAACTCATCTTATCGCTGGGTTTAACCGCTATTACGCAGGTGATTTAGTTGATTATAAATTACGTTCTGCCTTCAATTTTGAAGACCATTATAAAAGAGAGTCTTACAACAGTCCTTGGGAGCTAGACAGATCTATCTTACATATTGCCTATAAAGGAAGTAAACTTAAAACACCTTATAGCGATGAGATTAATGCCGGAATCAGTCAAAAAATTTCAAATAGCTTATGGACATTCAAATGGGTACAACGCAACAGCAAAGATCAGTTTATGACCCAAATTGATTCTGATGTAAAACCGCAACAACGTTGGCTATCTAATTCAGGACGAAGTAAACATAATACCTTTAGTTTAGAAATAGAAAGTATCGAACCTATCGATTTGTCTTTTATGGCTCTTAAATGGCAATTCGGTGTTGCTTTTAATAAGAGTAAAACTAATCAAACAAATGATTACACCCAGCGAGATTGGAAAGATTACGGCATAACTAAAATGCTTCATAAAGATAAATTACAATCAATTGAATATCTTCCTGCAAGAAACTTCAATACTCCTTGGAAAGGCTATTTACAGTTAGAAAGTTATTTTCCATCACTCAATTTAAACTGGGCACAGCGTATTAATTATGAATCATCTAGTAAAGATTATACCTTTAAAGGTTTTAGATGTACTTCTGAAAAATCGGTATGTAACAACTATGAGGGATTGGTTGCTCGTGTATACGAAACAGCAAAACCAAGCCACACTACGCTTGACTGGTTCTTTAATTGGAAAAAAGAACTAGGGCAACATAAAGCATTTTCAGTTAATGTAAGTGTACTTAATGTGCTTAATCGTAAGTTACTCGCAAATAAGATCACGACAGATGATGAAAATTATTACCAAACATACCGAGCCGGTAGACAATTTTGGCTCGGTGCAAAATATGAGTGGTAA
- a CDS encoding cation:proton antiporter translates to MQLYSYICLLFGLAMFVSFVTRKLNENIQITIAITASALIGSLLILTFGSLGWFKVEQLATSIYQQLDFKSFLLNGMLGFLLFAGSLGIKLPLMKEQRREIAVYALFSTLASTFMIGGLVYGLAMLCGLEIGFVYCLLFGALISPTDPIAVLAIIKSLKAPKRLSMHVEGESLFNDGIGLVIFTTVFAVAFGGQEPTVGGITRLFLQEAVGGIVFGLITGYVAHKFISATDDGSLEILITLTIPTVGFVMANYLHVSGALTMVVAGIMIGNWTRRTGFSEQSQKYLDHFWEMIDHSLNYLLFLLIGLSTLLVDFTWIGGVLMLAAIPICLFSRYVSLWIPFQVLKRFRTYNPYTLKIMTWGGLRGGLGLAMALALPTEAVMIPSLEGNIDVRDLILLMTYSVVTFSILVQGSTVEPMIKKSKLADPRRVAFNKLGGPDDFIPHI, encoded by the coding sequence ATGCAACTCTATTCTTATATTTGCTTGCTGTTCGGGCTTGCAATGTTTGTTTCGTTTGTTACAAGGAAACTTAATGAAAACATTCAAATAACCATTGCAATTACTGCCTCCGCCCTTATCGGTTCTCTACTTATTCTCACTTTTGGTTCTCTAGGCTGGTTCAAAGTTGAACAACTCGCCACCTCAATTTATCAACAACTTGATTTTAAAAGCTTTTTATTAAACGGAATGCTTGGCTTCTTACTTTTTGCCGGTTCACTTGGCATTAAATTGCCTTTAATGAAAGAGCAACGTAGGGAAATTGCCGTTTATGCATTATTTTCCACTCTAGCCTCAACCTTTATGATTGGTGGTTTGGTGTATGGTTTAGCAATGCTGTGTGGTTTGGAGATTGGCTTTGTTTATTGTTTATTATTCGGTGCATTAATTTCACCAACCGACCCGATTGCGGTGCTTGCGATCATCAAAAGTTTGAAAGCCCCGAAACGCCTTTCTATGCACGTGGAGGGAGAGTCTTTATTCAATGATGGTATCGGCTTAGTAATTTTTACAACTGTGTTTGCCGTCGCTTTTGGCGGACAAGAGCCAACTGTAGGGGGAATTACCCGGTTGTTCTTACAAGAAGCAGTTGGCGGTATTGTGTTTGGTTTGATTACAGGCTATGTTGCCCATAAATTTATTTCTGCCACCGATGATGGAAGCTTAGAAATCTTGATTACTTTGACTATTCCAACAGTTGGCTTTGTAATGGCAAACTATTTGCACGTATCAGGTGCTTTAACCATGGTAGTAGCAGGAATTATGATTGGTAACTGGACTCGTCGTACCGGCTTTTCAGAACAAAGTCAGAAATATCTTGACCATTTTTGGGAAATGATAGATCACTCGTTAAACTACCTCTTATTCTTGTTAATTGGACTAAGTACGTTATTGGTTGATTTTACTTGGATTGGCGGGGTGCTTATGTTGGCTGCGATTCCAATCTGTTTATTCTCTCGTTATGTGAGTTTGTGGATTCCATTCCAAGTATTGAAGCGGTTCCGTACTTATAATCCTTACACTCTAAAAATTATGACATGGGGTGGATTGCGTGGTGGTTTAGGCCTAGCAATGGCTCTGGCTCTACCTACGGAGGCAGTCATGATTCCAAGCTTAGAAGGTAACATTGATGTTCGTGATTTAATCTTATTAATGACCTATTCAGTCGTCACATTTTCGATTCTGGTACAAGGTTCTACGGTTGAGCCAATGATTAAAAAATCGAAATTAGCTGACCCAAGAAGAGTTGCATTCAATAAGCTGGGTGGACCGGACGATTTTATCCCACATATTTGA
- the folP gene encoding dihydropteroate synthase, with translation MKIHFKNLQKNDRLLDLTQPQIMGILNFTPDSFSDSGQFFSLDKALFQAEKMLKEGASIIDIGGESTRPNAEIVTLDQELERVVPVVEAVRSRFDCLISVDSSKAEVFKQAALVGMDIINDIRSLTEPNALETAVELGLPVCLMHMQGNPQTMQQKPEYDDVLEEVADFLNQRIFACINAGIPKQHIILDPGFGFGKTVRHNYQLLQHLKAFVDSGFPVLAGLSRKSMIGSVLDKPVEQRVIGSVAGALLAAQNGAKILRVHDVAETADALKIWQAMLESDN, from the coding sequence ATGAAAATCCATTTCAAAAATCTGCAAAAAAATGACCGCTTGTTAGATTTGACCCAGCCACAAATTATGGGGATTTTAAATTTTACTCCTGATTCTTTTTCCGATTCGGGGCAGTTTTTTTCGCTGGATAAAGCCCTCTTTCAAGCGGAAAAAATGCTAAAAGAGGGAGCTAGCATTATTGATATTGGTGGGGAATCTACACGCCCGAATGCGGAAATTGTTACCCTTGATCAAGAGTTAGAGCGGGTTGTGCCTGTGGTAGAAGCGGTGCGTTCCCGTTTTGATTGCTTAATTTCGGTGGATAGCTCTAAGGCGGAAGTGTTTAAGCAAGCCGCACTTGTGGGGATGGATATCATTAATGATATTCGGTCATTAACCGAACCGAATGCATTGGAAACTGCTGTTGAATTAGGGTTGCCGGTCTGTTTAATGCACATGCAAGGCAATCCGCAAACTATGCAGCAAAAACCTGAGTATGATGATGTATTAGAAGAGGTAGCGGATTTTTTAAATCAGCGAATTTTTGCCTGTATCAACGCAGGTATTCCCAAACAGCATATTATCTTAGACCCCGGTTTTGGCTTTGGCAAAACGGTTCGCCACAACTACCAGTTATTACAACATCTTAAAGCCTTCGTAGATTCCGGGTTCCCTGTACTAGCCGGGCTTTCACGAAAATCAATGATTGGCTCTGTGTTGGATAAGCCTGTTGAGCAGCGAGTGATTGGTTCGGTAGCAGGAGCATTATTGGCTGCTCAAAACGGAGCGAAAATCTTACGGGTTCATGATGTTGCTGAAACCGCTGATGCTCTTAAAATTTGGCAGGCAATGTTAGAATCAGATAATTAA
- a CDS encoding mechanosensitive ion channel family protein: MSAEKATETTPNINVVAETEKAINKVSNMDFNTMLNEWIIPYGTKILLAIAIFVIGKFFARVISTLLGKAALKSTKDEILQSFITSISYFLLLLIVVIASLSQLGINTSSLVALIGAAGLAIGLSLQNSLQNFAAGVMLLIFKPFRKGDLIETGGMTGVVEQMGLLVLELRTGDNKTVLLPNGKVFSDSIVNYSNNPTRRIDFTFNISYESDLRMAKEIIRGVLNNSGYVLKEPEPVIAVGELAANSIQLVVRPWVQTPNYWAAYWDIMEQVKLAFDNAGVSIRYNQMELHIKSGSLDTKD; this comes from the coding sequence ATGTCAGCAGAAAAAGCTACTGAAACTACACCAAATATCAATGTTGTTGCAGAAACGGAAAAAGCGATTAATAAAGTCAGCAATATGGATTTCAACACTATGCTCAATGAGTGGATTATCCCTTATGGTACAAAAATTCTGCTTGCGATTGCTATTTTCGTGATTGGTAAGTTTTTTGCCCGAGTAATTAGCACCTTATTGGGTAAAGCAGCATTGAAATCAACCAAAGATGAAATACTACAAAGTTTTATTACCTCAATTAGTTACTTCTTACTACTCTTAATTGTCGTGATTGCTTCCCTGTCGCAATTGGGTATTAATACCAGCTCATTGGTTGCATTAATCGGTGCTGCGGGTTTGGCGATTGGTTTATCTCTGCAAAACTCACTACAAAACTTTGCGGCAGGTGTGATGCTTTTAATTTTCAAACCTTTCCGCAAAGGCGATTTAATTGAAACCGGTGGTATGACAGGTGTAGTGGAACAAATGGGGCTGCTCGTTTTAGAGCTACGTACCGGTGATAACAAAACCGTATTATTACCAAACGGCAAAGTGTTCTCAGACAGCATTGTGAATTACTCAAATAATCCAACCCGTCGTATTGATTTCACCTTTAATATCTCTTATGAATCAGACTTAAGAATGGCAAAAGAGATTATTCGAGGCGTATTAAATAATAGTGGCTATGTCTTAAAAGAGCCGGAACCCGTAATTGCTGTTGGAGAATTAGCGGCAAACAGTATTCAGCTTGTCGTTCGCCCTTGGGTGCAAACTCCTAATTACTGGGCAGCTTATTGGGATATTATGGAGCAAGTCAAATTAGCCTTTGATAACGCTGGTGTATCCATTCGCTACAATCAAATGGAATTGCATATTAAAAGTGGTTCTCTTGATACTAAAGATTAA
- the rluC gene encoding 23S rRNA pseudouridine(955/2504/2580) synthase RluC, with protein sequence MTTEKVISAGVQFFTISEDEAGQRLDNFLLAKLKGVPKSLIYRIVRKGEVRVNKGRIKPEYKLQAEDVVRVPPVRVAEKNEPQISTKLNKVAELEAQILYEDEVLLVINKPSGIAVHGGSGLSFGVIEALRALRPQARFLELVHRIDRDTSGILLVAKKRSALRSLHEQLREKVVQKDYLALVRGQWQAHTKVIKAPLLKNELASGERIVRVSEEGKPSETRFSIEERYANATLVKASPVTGRTHQIRVHTQYAGHPIALDDKYGDSEFDSKMKAAGLHRLFLHAYSIRFEHPKSGEEMVITAPLDKTLKGVLATLRAEK encoded by the coding sequence ATGACAACAGAAAAAGTAATTAGTGCCGGCGTTCAATTTTTTACCATCAGTGAAGATGAGGCCGGGCAGCGTTTAGATAATTTTTTATTAGCCAAACTTAAAGGTGTGCCGAAAAGTTTGATTTATCGTATTGTGCGTAAAGGCGAAGTACGGGTAAACAAAGGACGAATCAAGCCGGAATATAAGTTACAGGCAGAGGATGTTGTGCGTGTTCCGCCTGTGCGTGTGGCGGAAAAAAACGAGCCGCAAATTTCTACAAAACTTAATAAAGTAGCGGAGTTGGAAGCGCAAATTTTATATGAGGACGAAGTGCTGCTTGTGATCAACAAGCCATCAGGCATTGCGGTGCATGGCGGTAGTGGCTTAAGCTTTGGTGTGATTGAGGCGTTAAGAGCGTTGCGTCCACAAGCCCGTTTTTTAGAGCTGGTTCACCGTATCGACCGCGACACTTCCGGTATTTTATTGGTGGCAAAAAAACGCTCGGCACTTCGTAGCCTACACGAACAACTACGTGAAAAGGTCGTACAAAAAGATTATTTGGCATTAGTGCGAGGGCAATGGCAGGCACATACTAAAGTGATTAAAGCTCCACTATTAAAAAATGAGTTAGCGAGCGGCGAACGCATTGTGCGAGTGAGCGAGGAAGGTAAACCCTCTGAAACCCGTTTTAGTATTGAAGAACGCTATGCAAATGCCACTTTAGTCAAAGCGTCTCCGGTAACAGGGCGAACTCACCAAATTCGTGTGCATACCCAATATGCCGGCCACCCTATCGCGTTGGACGATAAATATGGTGACAGCGAATTTGACAGTAAAATGAAAGCAGCCGGCTTACACCGCTTATTTTTACATGCCTATTCCATCCGCTTTGAACACCCGAAAAGTGGGGAAGAAATGGTAATTACCGCACCTTTAGATAAGACCCTAAAAGGTGTGCTGGCAACATTAAGGGCGGAAAAATAG
- a CDS encoding YeeE/YedE family protein yields the protein MLLTGLLCGFLLGFVMQRGRFCITGAFRDLYVTKSNRMFVALLIAITVQSIGIWVLYEAGSFTSPAEDLPLLAVIIGAFLFGIGIIYAGGCATGTWYRAGEGLIGSWVALIIYGLFSASMRTGVLAPLNQGLKSNVIEQRTIHETLGISPWILVFILTVVTLVLAIRHLKKPKGKTIALKPRKTGLAHILFEKRWHPFVTAILVGLIALLAWPLSNLAGRNFGLGITTPSANVIQYFVFGDDKFINWGVFLVFGILIGSFVAAKLSNEFRFRVPDATTMLRSAGGGALMGIGASLAGGCSIGNGLVETAFFSWQGWLSLPMMILGTSVGAYFTIIRPQRLKG from the coding sequence ATGTTATTAACAGGACTTTTATGCGGTTTCTTGCTTGGTTTTGTGATGCAACGAGGCAGATTTTGTATTACAGGAGCATTTCGTGATCTTTATGTGACCAAAAGTAACCGTATGTTTGTGGCATTATTAATTGCCATTACTGTTCAGTCTATCGGGATTTGGGTATTGTATGAAGCCGGTTCATTTACTTCACCGGCAGAAGATTTACCCCTATTGGCAGTAATTATTGGTGCTTTTTTATTCGGCATAGGAATTATTTATGCCGGAGGTTGTGCAACAGGTACTTGGTATCGTGCCGGTGAAGGGTTAATTGGAAGTTGGGTAGCATTAATTATCTATGGATTATTTTCTGCCTCTATGCGAACCGGGGTATTAGCACCGTTAAATCAAGGTTTAAAAAGTAATGTCATTGAGCAGCGTACCATTCATGAAACATTAGGAATTTCTCCTTGGATTTTAGTTTTTATTTTAACAGTGGTTACTTTAGTGCTGGCAATCCGCCATTTAAAAAAGCCGAAAGGAAAAACTATTGCGTTAAAACCTCGTAAAACAGGATTGGCTCATATTCTGTTTGAAAAACGTTGGCATCCGTTTGTAACAGCTATTTTAGTCGGCTTAATTGCATTACTGGCTTGGCCGCTTAGTAATTTAGCAGGTAGAAATTTCGGTTTAGGGATCACTACTCCAAGTGCAAATGTTATTCAATATTTCGTCTTTGGTGATGATAAATTTATTAACTGGGGTGTATTTTTAGTTTTTGGCATTCTGATTGGTTCATTTGTTGCCGCAAAATTATCAAATGAATTCCGTTTCAGAGTACCAGATGCAACCACAATGTTACGTAGTGCGGGAGGTGGTGCATTAATGGGAATTGGTGCGAGTCTTGCCGGAGGCTGTTCTATTGGTAATGGTTTAGTAGAAACTGCTTTTTTCTCATGGCAAGGTTGGCTCTCATTGCCGATGATGATTTTAGGAACATCTGTTGGTGCTTATTTCACTATTATTCGTCCACAACGTTTAAAAGGCTAA